One genomic region from Nymphaea colorata isolate Beijing-Zhang1983 chromosome 10, ASM883128v2, whole genome shotgun sequence encodes:
- the LOC116262738 gene encoding cysteine-rich repeat secretory protein 38-like has product MAKSSFQHLLSLLLLALALQLSSCQEPNPYPYPSPVGDDCTNPNPPPPLTPPVINQTIKANINKVVAKLVASVPKTKFATASYGTGGSAIYGLLQCRADVNSTDCANCAKEAKAALAERCAMDGKARLWFQHCYLRYDTTKFFGKLDRMDYYITYNNGPNAADAKAFQATVGKLMAEVTAKAVAPGKQALGTGVAKVGAKTTVYGLAECTRDLPASVCSGCLATAVSKFQTCCVGKERGLVLFGSCKVEYEVYPFFFPVKA; this is encoded by the coding sequence ATGGCGAAATCATCCTTCCAGCATCTTCTCTCCCTCTTGCTGCTCGCCCTCGCTCTGCAATTGAGTTCATGCCAAGAACCGAACCCATATCCTTACCCTTCGCCCGTCGGCGACGACTGCACCAACCCCAACCCTCCGCCGCCCCTCACTCCCCCCGTCATCAACCAAACGATCAAGGCCAACATCAACAAGGTCGTCGCCAAGCTCGTCGCCAGTGTGCCGAAAACGAAATTCGCAACGGCGAGCTACGGCACCGGCGGGTCGGCCATCTACGGCCTCCTCCAATGCCGCGCCGACGTCAACTCCACGGACTGCGCCAATTGCGCGAAGGAGGCCAAGGCGGCGCTGGCGGAGCGCTGCGCCATGGACGGGAAGGCGCGGCTCTGGTTCCAGCACTGCTACCTGAGGTACGACACCACGAAGTTCTTCGGCAAGCTGGACCGGATGGACTACTACATCACGTACAACAACGGGCCCAACGCGGCCGACGCCAAGGCGTTCCAGGCGACGGTGGGGAAGCTGATGGCCGAAGTGACGGCGAAGGCGGTGGCGCCGGGGAAGCAAGCCTTGGGCACGGGCGTGGCCAAGGTCGGAGCGAAGACGACCGTGTACGGGCTGGCGGAGTGCACCCGCGACTTGCCTGCTTCCGTTTGCTCGGGCTGCCTGGCCACGGCCGTCTCCAAGTTCCAGACTTGCTGCGTCGGGAAGGAGCGTGGGTTAGTCCTCTTCGGCAGCTGCAAGGTGGAGTATGAAGTCtatcccttcttcttcccagTGAAGGCCTAG
- the LOC116263361 gene encoding uncharacterized protein LOC116263361, whose protein sequence is MATPPSPNHAFSISPPIVKTARKLPVKRKAPSSQSQHTPTTPQADDPHHPLAILTHPPLPAAHHDDEDEDDDDLPSSPDHGGADGRSSYRYNRLWSEPDEIRFLRALLQSRSDGYRFPRDMPRFYDRFRASMSRSYTRTQFSEKLRRLRKKFRHVSARVRRRGAAIALKTPHEKVVYELSLRLWGSDNPNALDEGDQTPGDAPAPAAAVEASVRPASGPAQETVVIIRHEPASAPPSLPSPPPSKTATSPLVRPKQEVLDPDQSVGKSEADEELGRITARTVVGVLDESIKDIRTVLVGRAERNGGRGGRGRKRNIKKEWGRQQVAEFDVLSQRLKLVLETAVSNLRNSRGSTGTR, encoded by the coding sequence ATGGCCACGCCTCCATCACCCAACCACGCCTTCTCGATCTCGCCCCCAATCGTCAAGACCGCTCGCAAGCTCCCCGTCAAGCGCAAGGCCCCCTCCTCTCAATCCCAACACACCCCCACAACCCCTCAAGCCGATGATCCCCACCACCCCTTGGCCATCCTCACGCATCCCCCTCTACCGGCTGCCCACCATGACGATGAAGACGAAGACGACGACGATCTGCCCTCTTCTCCTGACCACGGTGGCGCCGATGGCAGGTCTTCTTACAGGTACAACCGTCTGTGGTCGGAGCCGGACGAGATCAGGTTCCTGCGCGCCCTCCTCCAGAGCCGCTCCGATGGGTACCGTTTCCCCAGGGACATGCCCCGCTTCTATGATCGCTTTCGCGCCTCCATGTCCCGCTCCTACACCCGCACCCAGTTCTCCGAGAAGCTCCGCCGTCTGAGGAAGAAGTTCCGGCACGTCTCCGCACGCGTCCGACGCCGCGGGGCTGCCATCGCCCTCAAGACCCCGCACGAGAAGGTCGTTTACGAACTCTCCCTCCGGCTCTGGGGCTCCGACAATCCCAACGCCTTGGATGAGGGCGACCAGACGCCTGGTGACGCTCCTGCACCTGCTGCTGCCGTTGAAGCCTCTGTGCGCCCCGCTTCCGGTCCTGCGCAAGAGACGGTCGTTATAATCCGCCACGAGCCGGCGTCcgctcctccttcccttccctctcctcctccttcgaAGACGGCGACTTCTCCCCTTGTGCGCCCTAAGCAGGAGGTGCTTGATCCTGACCAGAGTGTTGGCAAAAGCGAGGCAGATGAGGAGCTCGGCCGGATCACCGCGCGGACGGTTGTCGGTGTGTTGGATGAGTCGATCAAGGATATCCGGACGGTCCTGGTCGGCCGCGCCGAGCGCAACGGCGGAAGGGGCGGCAGGGGCAGGAAGCGCAACATTAAGAAGGAGTGGGGGAGGCAGCAGGTTGCTGAGTTTGACGTCCTGTCCCAGCGGCTAAAGCTTGTCTTGGAGACGGCGGTCTCCAACCTGAGGAACTCAAGAGGATCCACTGGCACTCGCTGA
- the LOC116261902 gene encoding uncharacterized protein LOC116261902, giving the protein MAVEIPKEYGFVVLVLVLYSFFNFWMAFQVGMARKRYKVPYPTLYAIESENKDAKLFNCVQRGHQNSLEVMPIFFVLLLLGGVRHPLVAAGLGFVYIVARYFYFTGYSSGDPAKRLTLGKYNMFALLGLLGCTISFAVSLIRG; this is encoded by the exons ATGGCTGTCGAGATACCCAAAGAGTATGGTTTCGTCGTCCTCGTTCTGGTCCTCTATTCCTTCTTCAATTTCTGGATGGCCTTCCAAGTTGGCATGGCCAGGAAAAG GTATAAGGTCCCCTACCCAACCCTCTACGCTATCGAATCAGAGAACAAGGATGCTAAGCTCTTCAACTGCGTTCAG CGAGGGCATCAGAACTCGCTTGAGGTGATGCCCATCTTCTTTGTCCTCCTCTTGTTGGGAGGCGTTCGACATCCTCTGGTCGCCGCCGGCTTGGGGTTCGTCTACATCGTGGCTCGCTACTTCTACTTTACCGGTTACTCGAGTGGAGACCCCGCCAAGAGATTGACACTCGG GAAGTACAACATGTTCGCTCTTTTGGGTCTCTTAGGGTGCACGATTTCCTTTGCTGTCAGCCTTATTCGCGGATGA
- the LOC116262905 gene encoding ERAD-associated E3 ubiquitin-protein ligase component HRD3A-like: MHRAPWVLRLLILSLLLLSAFPLSSLGRHLVLILENVDPKGDSSPPSDDEASGDNEPAGGDSSAASNWDDFAADLKPDEDLDPGSWRLVFDSDPVGNASIPADDALYFSSVRQMVNAAAAGDLDAMDEAVAAIDEIARRGHAHAQSVMGFLHGAGCRADRSASKAFTYHYFAAEGGNPQSKMALAYTYFRQEMYDKSVKLYGELAETALASFLISKDSPVVDQVRINDGAEENKEALRKLRGEEDDDFQITEYQAQKGSSAAMYKLGFIYYFGLRGVRRDHAKALSWFLKAVDKGEPRSMELLGEIYARGAGVEKNYTKALEWLRLAAKQRLISAYNGIGYLYVKGYGVEKKNYTKAKEYFERAAKHDDPSGHYNLGVLYLKGIGVKKSLADASRHFIAAANYGQPKAYYQLGKMFQKGVGVEKNLAMATTLYKSVAERGPWGSLSRWALESYLKGEIGKAFFIYSRMAEMGYEVAQSSAAWILDRYGERSLCMGEAGFCTNTERHQRAHSLWWHASEQGNEHAALLIGDAYYYGRGTDRDYERAAEAYAHSKLNAQAMFNLGYMHEHGEGLPYDLHLAKRYYDQALDNERAAKLPVMLALFSVWIRMNYPDTILVDFLDSLPRVCPKVAVWIQSNIMDEGNATILTLFVCLITVLYLRERQRRQLVALHPEPENVVN; the protein is encoded by the exons ATGCATCGGGCTCCTTGGGTCCTCCGTCTCCTGATCCTCTCCCTCCTACTCCTCTCCGCCTTCCCACTCTCCTCTCTAGGCCGCCATTTGGTTCTCATCCTAGAGAACGTTGACCCCAAAGGTGATTCAAGCCCTCCCTCCGACGACGAGGCCTCCGGTGACAACGAACCTGCTGGAGGAGACTCCTCCGCTGCCTCCAATTGGGACGACTTCGCTGCCGACCTCAAGCCCGATGAGGATCTCGATCCAGGCTCCTGGCGCCTTGTCTTCGACTCCGATCCGGTCGGGAACGCCTCCATCCCCGCCGACGACGCCCTGTACTTCTCCAGCGTTCGTCAGATGGTCAACGCTGCAGCCGCCGGCGATCTGGACGCGATGGATGAGGCGGTAGCCGCGATTGACGAGATCGCGAGACGGGGCCATGCACACGCCCAATCCGTCATGGGGTTCCTGCACGGCGCCGGCTGCCGAGCCGATAGGAGCGCCTCCAAGGCGTTCACTTATCACTACTTCGCGGCTGAAGGCGGCAATCCACAGTCGAAGATGGCTCTCGCCTACACCTACTTCCGACAGGAGATGTACGACAAGTCGGTGAAGCTCTACGGTGAGCTGGCAGAGACTGCTCTCGCCAGCTTCCTGATCTCCAAGGACTCGCCGGTAGTCGACCAGGTGAGGATCAACGACGGCGCCGAGGAGAACAAGGAGGCGCTGAGGAAGCTGCGGGGGGAGGAAGACGACGATTTCCAGATTACGGAATACCAGGCGCAGAAAGGGAGCTCCGCGGCCATGTACAAGCTCGGATTTATCTATTACTTCGGGTTGCGAGGGGTGAGACGCGACCACGCAAAAGCTCTCTCTTGGTTCCTGAAGGCTGTCGACAAGGGCGAACCTCGATCCATGGAACTCCTGGGAGAGATATACGCCAGGGGTGCTGGCGTTGAGAAGAATTACACCAAGGCCTTGGAGTGGTTGAGGCTTGCAGCAAAGCAGCGGCTCATTTCGGCTTACAACGGAATTGGCTACCTGTATGTTAAAGGTTATGGCGTAGAGAAGAAGAACTACACGAAG GCTAAGGAGTACTTTGAGAGAGCTGCTAAGCATGATGATCCGAGTGGTCACTATAACTTAGGGGTGCTATATCTCAAAGGGATTGGTGTGAAGAAAAGTCTGGCAGATGCAAGTCGTCATTTCATTGCTGCAGCCAACTATGGTCAACCAAAGGCATATTACCAACTTGGGAAGATGTTCCAGAAAGGAGTTGGTGTAGAGAAGAATTTGGCGATG GCCACAACTTTGTACAAATCAGTTGCAGAACGAGGACCTTGGGGTTCCTTGTCACGCTGGGCTCTTGAATCATACTTGAAAGGTGAAATAGGGAAAGCCTTCTTTATATACTCAAGAATGGCAGAGATGGGATATGAGGTTGCGCAGAGCAGTGCAGCATGGATTCTTGACAGATATGGTGAGCGCAGTTTATGCATGGGAGAAGCTGGATTTTGTACAAACACAGAAAGGCATCAACGAGCACATAGTTTGTGGTGGCATGCTTCTGAACAGGGTAATGAGCATGCGGCGCTGCTCATTGGTGATGCATATTATTATGGGCGG GGTACAGACAGGGATTATGAGCGTGCAGCAGAAGCTTACGCGCACTCTAAGTTGAATGCTCAGGCAATGTTCAACCTCGGGTACATGCATGAACATGGAGAAGGACTTCCATATGACCTCCACTTGGCTAAGCGCTATTATGACCAAGCCCTGGACAATGAACGAGCTGCAAAACTACCTGTCATGCTTGCACTTTTTAGTGTCTGGATAAGAATGAATTATCCAGACACCATTCTG GTTGATTTCCTAGATTCACTTCCGAGGGTCTGTCCTAAAGTTGCGGTTTGGATACAGAGCAACATTATGGATGAAGGGAATGCCACTATTCTGACCCTCTTCGTGTGCCTTATTACTGTTCTTTACCTCCGTGAGCGACAACGGCGACAGCTTGTGGCTCTTCACCCTGAACCAGAGAATGTGGTCAATTGA
- the LOC116262646 gene encoding WUSCHEL-related homeobox 1-like isoform X1, whose protein sequence is MWMMGCGDTASLNNTSDSCHATRRLRPIIPRPHLLHSSHHHSSSPSSTAADFLPLNISPSGIEQSGRRAEGSGAQQAVSSRWNPTPEQLRTLEELYRRGTRTPTAEQIQYITAQLRRFGKIEGKNVFYWFQNHKARERQKRRRQLEAVTGVGREIESSDKKDSSSDTSWNGYDGSKNLVASSCRGEERRVEDKWVRWDRELHDYSRQQPQQQQNLGGGCGRTIVAAAAAEREQAASALLLQRMQYSSPPAGALLQSPRGATAVRAWAGGCDREEEVGEAGCGRETLELFPLRSDSSAVAARRCCHPQQQQRIHLENDSALMSSFVEEQQGARGRQFFQFLPLKN, encoded by the exons ATGTGGATGATGGGGTGTGGCGACACTGCTAGTTTAAACAACACGTCCGATTCCTGTCATGCCACCAGAAGACTCCGACCCATCATCCCACGCCCCCACCTCCTCCACTCTTCCCACCACCATTCCTCCTCCCCGTCCTCCACAGCCGCCGATTTCCTGCCGTTGAACATCTCTCCGTCCG GAATAGAGCAGAGTGGCAGGAGGGCGGAAGGGAGCGGCGCGCAGCAGGCTGTGAGTTCGCGCTGGAACCCCACCCCGGAACAGCTAAGGACGCTGGAGGAGCTCTACAGGAGGGGAACCCGGACGCCGACGGCGGAGCAGATCCAGTACATCACCGCGCAGCTGCGGCGGTTCGGGAAGATCGAAGGGAAGAATGTTTTCTACTGGTTCCAGAACCACAAGGCCCGGGAGCGGCAGAAGCGCCGGCGGCAATTGGAAGCGGTAACAGGGGTCGGCAGGGAGATTGAGAGCTCGGACAAGAAGGACTCTTCGT CAGATACCAGTTGGAACGGATACGATGGGAGCAAGAACTTGGTGGCTTCCAGTTGCAGAGGAGAG GAGAGGAGGGTAGAGGACAAATGGGTTCGGTGGGATAGAGAATTACACGACTACTCCAGGCAGCAgccgcagcagcagcagaacCTTGGTGGTGGCTGTGGTAGGACGATAGTCGCAGCAGCTGCAGCAGAGAGGGAGCAGGCCGCCTCAGCTTTACTGTTGCAGAGGATGCAGTATTCTTCCCCCCCAGCAGGTGCCTTGCTCCAGAGCCCTAGAGGTGCAACGGCCGTACGAGCCTGGGCTGGAGGGTGTGATAGAGAGGAGGAGGTCGGGGAAGCTGGCTGCGGCAGAGAGACGCTGGAGCTCTTCCCGCTGCGCAGCGACTCCTCGGCTGTTGCCGCGAGGCGCTGCTGCCACccgcagcagcagcagcggatTCACCTTGAGAATGATAGTGCACTGATGAGCTCATTCGTAGAAGAGCAGCAGGGGGCCCGTGGACGGCAGTTCTTCCAGTTCCTGCCTCTCAAGAACTGA
- the LOC116262646 gene encoding WUSCHEL-related homeobox 1-like isoform X2: MWMMGCGDTASLNNTSDSCHATRRLRPIIPRPHLLHSSHHHSSSPSSTAADFLPLNISPSGIEQSGRRAEGSGAQQAVSSRWNPTPEQLRTLEELYRRGTRTPTAEQIQYITAQLRRFGKIEGKNVFYWFQNHKARERQKRRRQLEAVTGVGREIESSDKKDSSYTSWNGYDGSKNLVASSCRGEERRVEDKWVRWDRELHDYSRQQPQQQQNLGGGCGRTIVAAAAAEREQAASALLLQRMQYSSPPAGALLQSPRGATAVRAWAGGCDREEEVGEAGCGRETLELFPLRSDSSAVAARRCCHPQQQQRIHLENDSALMSSFVEEQQGARGRQFFQFLPLKN, translated from the exons ATGTGGATGATGGGGTGTGGCGACACTGCTAGTTTAAACAACACGTCCGATTCCTGTCATGCCACCAGAAGACTCCGACCCATCATCCCACGCCCCCACCTCCTCCACTCTTCCCACCACCATTCCTCCTCCCCGTCCTCCACAGCCGCCGATTTCCTGCCGTTGAACATCTCTCCGTCCG GAATAGAGCAGAGTGGCAGGAGGGCGGAAGGGAGCGGCGCGCAGCAGGCTGTGAGTTCGCGCTGGAACCCCACCCCGGAACAGCTAAGGACGCTGGAGGAGCTCTACAGGAGGGGAACCCGGACGCCGACGGCGGAGCAGATCCAGTACATCACCGCGCAGCTGCGGCGGTTCGGGAAGATCGAAGGGAAGAATGTTTTCTACTGGTTCCAGAACCACAAGGCCCGGGAGCGGCAGAAGCGCCGGCGGCAATTGGAAGCGGTAACAGGGGTCGGCAGGGAGATTGAGAGCTCGGACAAGAAGGACTCTTCGT ATACCAGTTGGAACGGATACGATGGGAGCAAGAACTTGGTGGCTTCCAGTTGCAGAGGAGAG GAGAGGAGGGTAGAGGACAAATGGGTTCGGTGGGATAGAGAATTACACGACTACTCCAGGCAGCAgccgcagcagcagcagaacCTTGGTGGTGGCTGTGGTAGGACGATAGTCGCAGCAGCTGCAGCAGAGAGGGAGCAGGCCGCCTCAGCTTTACTGTTGCAGAGGATGCAGTATTCTTCCCCCCCAGCAGGTGCCTTGCTCCAGAGCCCTAGAGGTGCAACGGCCGTACGAGCCTGGGCTGGAGGGTGTGATAGAGAGGAGGAGGTCGGGGAAGCTGGCTGCGGCAGAGAGACGCTGGAGCTCTTCCCGCTGCGCAGCGACTCCTCGGCTGTTGCCGCGAGGCGCTGCTGCCACccgcagcagcagcagcggatTCACCTTGAGAATGATAGTGCACTGATGAGCTCATTCGTAGAAGAGCAGCAGGGGGCCCGTGGACGGCAGTTCTTCCAGTTCCTGCCTCTCAAGAACTGA